GCTGCCATCGTCGTGTAGGCCGTTGAGGTAGCGGCGGCACTTTGGCTAGCGGCCTGTTGACTTTGCAGGGCGGCTTGGCTAGCGGCAGCGGCACTTTGGGCAGCGGCTTGACTAGCGGCAGCGGCACTTTGGGCAGCGGCTTGACTAGCGGCAGCGGCACTTTGGGCAGCGGCTAAACTATCTGCGCTAGCTTGGTCAGAGGCAGTCGAACTTGCTTGGCTAGCGGCGGAGGCACTGTCGGTTTGGGCTTGGCTAGTTGAACTAGCGCTAGCGGACGGCAGTGAGGCCACTTGACTGGCGGTGGCCGAAGTAATTTCACCGTCATCTTTGATCACTAACTTTTGCCCGACGTAGATCAGGTTCTTGTTAGCGATGTTGTTGTTGGAGGCGAGCGTGTCAACGAAGGCATAATCGTGACCGAACTGGCAAGAAATTCCGGAAAGCGTGTCCCCACTCTTAACGGTGTAAATTGAATCGGCATTTGCGGACACCGTCGTTGCAACGGTTCCCAACGCAACGGCGCCGGCGACAGTTGCGGTAAGTTTCAAGGCTTTCTTATTGAGCTTCATTAAAATGAATCCTTTCTTTCGTATCAGTATTTGTTCGTCGTTCCTATGCTGATTACTATACCCGCCTTTTGTTACCGCGCAGTGACAAGCAGTTCTCAATCGGCCGCCACTTTGTA
The nucleotide sequence above comes from Limosilactobacillus fermentum. Encoded proteins:
- a CDS encoding LysM peptidoglycan-binding domain-containing protein, with the protein product MKLNKKALKLTATVAGAVALGTVATTVSANADSIYTVKSGDTLSGISCQFGHDYAFVDTLASNNNIANKNLIYVGQKLVIKDDGEITSATASQVASLPSASASSTSQAQTDSASAASQASSTASDQASADSLAAAQSAAAASQAAAQSAAAASQAAAQSAAAASQAALQSQQAASQSAAATSTAYTTMAATPTTTSTSSTSSYTSSLSSSEEAAKEWITQKESGGSYTAKNGNYYGKYQLSISYLNGDLSAANQEKVADQYVASRYGSWTAAQAFWESHGWY